The Gemmatimonas sp. genome window below encodes:
- a CDS encoding protein kinase produces the protein MPDGQRAAMKAAETQAESNLLRDRVTAAVGDLYLIEQEVGRGGMAVVYAAEDVRLQRPVALKVLPPELAFRGDVRERFVREAQTAARLNHPHIVPIYAVHEEGGLVCFAMALVKGESLAARIVRDPRPSFEYIAQMLEQVADALAYAHACGVVHRDVKPDNVLIDKDSGRGMVTDFGIARAAESGSRLTQTGIAVGTPAFMSPEQATGDREIDGRSDIYSLGVVGYLMLAGRLPFEATTTPAMLMKHVSETPMPIRVVRPDAPHALVEILERCLAKRPQDRWDNALQLRDALRKAQRDGSLHTGAHRAYAPPAPAPLYPPAPAPVRYTGTPGARTPELREDARYGHRSEDWAPRNVLAPAPAPRSYPAPGALPPMPALPPLPPGAPREQVREWNRASKEAMQDWRVAVRQQRRDVQSQWNDQYGDATSAWRSDEDVIERFKGQMLWTAGMIVFLGVINASTSPAFPWAIFPSMGMGLGVLGRYIRLRRRGITLGRIFGGESAPKPDSDPRSKPARIADASRAFVKHAKWLMGAAAVSLGSLVIGASLDLRPLIIPMVGAGLAALASAQMLARDFMRLRRLGVSAGDAWNGSWQAIAASSDDRPYEVKMREQLALVAGDQLLASAYGELLRNAVDDRVTIKDVTAKLSDADKSLVPDVEPTADALLERISALAGGLERLQRDLPKDALTQLESRVASVQAEPEQAPDRERRLTLLTRQLSSLQELVARRETMQRQLDSASMALRSLRLDIVKLRTMGVGAAINDVTNATQEARALSRDLGHVISAADEMRKL, from the coding sequence ATGCCTGACGGTCAGCGCGCGGCCATGAAGGCGGCCGAAACACAGGCCGAATCGAATCTGCTGCGCGACCGCGTGACCGCCGCGGTCGGCGACCTGTATCTTATCGAGCAGGAAGTCGGTCGCGGTGGCATGGCGGTGGTGTATGCCGCCGAAGACGTCCGCCTGCAACGGCCCGTCGCGCTCAAGGTGCTGCCGCCGGAGCTCGCGTTTCGCGGTGACGTGCGCGAGCGCTTCGTGCGCGAAGCCCAGACGGCGGCGCGGCTCAATCATCCGCACATCGTGCCGATCTATGCGGTGCACGAGGAAGGCGGCCTCGTGTGCTTCGCGATGGCGCTGGTGAAGGGTGAGAGCCTGGCGGCGCGCATCGTGCGCGACCCGCGGCCGAGTTTCGAGTACATCGCGCAGATGCTGGAGCAGGTGGCCGACGCGCTGGCCTACGCGCACGCCTGCGGCGTCGTGCATCGTGATGTGAAGCCGGACAACGTGCTGATCGACAAAGATTCCGGCCGCGGGATGGTCACCGACTTCGGCATAGCCCGAGCGGCCGAAAGTGGCTCACGCCTCACGCAGACGGGCATTGCCGTGGGTACGCCGGCGTTCATGAGTCCCGAGCAGGCGACCGGCGATCGCGAGATCGATGGTCGCAGCGACATCTATTCGCTCGGCGTCGTCGGGTATCTGATGCTGGCGGGACGCTTGCCGTTCGAGGCGACGACCACACCGGCCATGCTCATGAAGCACGTGAGCGAAACGCCGATGCCGATTCGCGTAGTGCGTCCGGATGCCCCGCACGCGCTGGTGGAGATTCTCGAGCGGTGCCTGGCCAAGCGTCCGCAGGACCGATGGGATAACGCGCTGCAGCTGCGCGATGCCCTGCGCAAAGCGCAGCGCGACGGCTCGTTGCACACGGGCGCGCACCGCGCCTACGCGCCGCCCGCGCCGGCCCCGCTGTACCCGCCGGCGCCGGCTCCAGTGCGCTACACCGGGACACCGGGCGCCCGCACGCCGGAACTTCGCGAAGACGCACGCTATGGGCATCGATCGGAAGATTGGGCGCCGCGCAACGTGCTGGCTCCGGCGCCCGCCCCTCGATCGTATCCCGCGCCGGGCGCGTTGCCGCCCATGCCCGCGCTGCCGCCGCTGCCGCCCGGCGCACCGCGCGAACAGGTGCGCGAGTGGAATCGCGCCTCAAAGGAAGCGATGCAGGATTGGCGCGTCGCGGTGCGCCAGCAGCGACGCGACGTGCAGTCGCAGTGGAACGATCAATACGGCGATGCGACCAGTGCGTGGCGTAGCGACGAAGACGTGATCGAGCGCTTCAAGGGGCAGATGCTCTGGACGGCGGGCATGATTGTGTTCCTCGGCGTCATCAACGCGTCGACCAGCCCAGCTTTTCCGTGGGCCATTTTCCCATCGATGGGCATGGGCTTGGGCGTGCTCGGCCGGTACATCCGATTGCGTCGACGTGGGATCACGCTGGGACGCATCTTCGGGGGCGAGTCGGCGCCGAAGCCGGACAGCGATCCGCGTAGCAAGCCGGCGCGCATTGCCGACGCGTCGCGCGCGTTCGTGAAGCACGCGAAGTGGTTGATGGGGGCGGCCGCCGTTTCGCTTGGCAGCCTCGTGATCGGCGCCTCGTTGGATCTCAGGCCGTTGATCATTCCGATGGTTGGTGCCGGACTTGCGGCGCTGGCCAGCGCGCAGATGCTGGCTCGCGATTTCATGCGCCTGCGTCGGCTCGGTGTGTCGGCGGGTGACGCGTGGAACGGCTCGTGGCAGGCGATTGCCGCGTCGTCGGACGATCGCCCGTATGAGGTAAAGATGCGTGAGCAGCTCGCGCTCGTCGCCGGCGATCAGTTGCTGGCGTCGGCGTACGGTGAGTTGCTGCGCAACGCGGTGGACGATCGAGTGACCATCAAGGACGTCACGGCGAAACTCTCGGACGCCGACAAGTCGTTGGTGCCGGATGTGGAGCCCACGGCTGATGCGCTACTCGAACGCATCAGTGCGCTCGCCGGTGGACTCGAACGGTTGCAGCGCGATCTACCAAAGGATGCGCTCACACAACTCGAGTCGCGCGTCGCCTCCGTGCAGGCCGAGCCGGAGCAGGCGCCGGATCGCGAACGTCGACTCACGCTGCTCACGCGGCAGCTGTCGTCGTTGCAGGAACTCGTGGCGCGCCGCGAAACGATGCAACGGCAACTCGACAGCGCGTCGATGGCGCTGCGCTCGTTGCGCCTCGATATCGTGAAGCTGCGCACGATGGGTGTGGGCGCGGCGATCAACGATGTCACGAATGCGACGCAGGAAGCGAGAGCGCTGTCGAGAGACCTGGGGCACGTGATCAGCGCGGCGGACGAGATGCGGAAACTGTAA